GCACACATGTgctataatatgtatgtatattaagtatTAGTACGTAAATGTTAAGGTTTAGTTAATTATATATTCTACAGCCATTCTACGCTATAGCGAGAATAGTTGCAGTTCGGCAAGCGTATACGAGTACCGACATATACATTAGGAATGGATATTGGATACCTACTGCatgcaataatataatatcgATTACTCTCAGCCCTTGTTATAGTACACAGAAATGTTAAAATCAAGAAACTGCTCTTGAGCAGTTCACTACatttcttaaagaaaatattttgtattatttaggAGCGTTTCTAACTGAGTTATATACTAAAATTGATATAAAAAGCTCGTTGCTTTAAACAAGTGCTTTAAgcactttttgaattttgtaagtacacccaactctttttttacacggtagatacgttcctcagaaatccgtgtaaaaaaagaggcgTTTCCTATAGAAAAAGGGGAGATACGTTCCATGTCATCTGAAAACCGTGTAAGATTAAATTAAGAActatatttacttcgaaaaCCCGTGTAAAAcatgttgaaaactataaaatttcagatatgcatacaaattgtatgttcatatggcattttattgagcattaaaacttaaaatacataattcatacaggtgaaaaattggtagattatgcaaaaaacaaaataaatctgttaatccagaactaagaacagaaaaattcaaaaagaaaggaaaaatattaacattgttACATAATTATTCGTCGCTACTTGATAACAAGCGCCATTGTTTGCGACGAACTGGACTAAAGTCGGTATCATCGCTGGAGATATCCATTTCAGCAATGTAAATATCATGCGAAAAAATGTGTAAGTAAGAGTTTTAGAATAAGGGGATTTCCCAGTTACTACTATGTATGTTCATTTCAGCAATGGTGCTAAGTGTGGTAAAAACAAACATCATTACAAGACAGTCATTTAAAAACCGTagtagattaaaaattttttacaaaaaaaaattcttttctcAAGCGTGTAACTACAAATCAGTGTAAAAAGAAACCGtataaaaaaagagttgggtgtagtatttattttcatatattttgtattaatgtGATTAAACtagtatttttaattgtaagAATTGTGCCTAAATGCTGCATCCTTATAAATTGATAGTAAGAAACTAATTATTCTGATTCTATTAAATTGCTAATATTAATCAAACTGAAAAACTGATTAGTTTTAGGATAAACGTACAAATTAGTTTAAATCTATTAAAAGATTTTAAACCCTATTgaaagattttattattaaattcattgttttccatttttccaTGTTTCATATTATGATTCCTAAAATGTAAGTAAACTAAAGGTTGTCTTCATACTGTATACAGGCAACCAAGCGGCAATGGTAATTCAGTAGTCTTCCGCTATGGTGGtgttactttaatattttttaaattactaaatttcaATCCCGTCTACTTTGTTGACACAATTGGACACATGACtcactaaattttttgcttattgAGAAAGCAAAggaattttacatttttcatactttatttgtaataagaatttttagtatatatttttcgtcattttatatatttttctaacattttGAGTTGAGCTAAAATTAGGGTAAAATTTATTCCTATCCTATCGATTTTAGACACTCGGAAAGAAACGTCAGAGACCCGTCTGTCTATATACGCAGACCatcagtttctgagatatcaatttgaaatttttaccaCATCGTTTTTctaccaagaagctgcttatttttcGGAATCTTCGATATTAGACCACTATTGGACATAGCCGCTATACTAATACGAGTACATCATGACTAAGTTTTTGTAAGGAAACCTACCATTTAATGTTTGTATATTGTAACCAAAATTAACCGCTTTAAAATAATAGATTATAAACTGATCAAATTAtgctatacatacttatgtatcttCGTATTTGAGCTTTcaatacaaattataattttatttgagatAGATAAGTGTAAAATAATGTTAAGCCGCGTGGTAAAACGTTTTCTGTTGAATGTAAATTATTGGCCGGTTACTTTTTcagataaaattatttataggtATAGTggttataagaaatgcacctgtgaaggtgGTGCACAAATGCGTAATATCCGTCTTTGTGTCATTTCGCCAGAAACAAGACCCTAATTTTAAAAGTTGTATAATGCATCAGAAAAAATTGATTGCGCTGGAAAATGCACACATATGCTTATGctctgtatacatataaaaaagatCCTACTATTCCGTTCACAGTTTGGTGATCTGGTAAGAATCTGTTTAAAGTAGTTAAAATCACGGTGCACTACAATCACTAGAAAAGTTGGATCATAAATTAGACGTTTTTTGTTCGTTCGGATGTATGGGCactacatatttttgttgtgaagAATTAAGAGTTTACAATATTGATGTACTTATATTgatataattattattgaattgTAAACACTATTTACATAAGAAGAGAATGTGAATGTTTcagtttgtttttattcattttataattCGACCAACCGCCGTACATAACAGAAAGCAACTCTGTTTGCCTGATAGGTTAATTTATATACttctcaatatacatatatatctttatatatgtatgttttaagataaaacatatgtgtgtgcagCCACTTAAATAAGTGTAATTAAacgtatttgtttttatgaactGAAACGTGATACTTAACTTTATTGTAATTGTCAGccttaaaaatgtgtttttcacacagtTTTTTAGTGATTGGCGGTTCTTATCATCATGGCGTTTATGTGcgttaaaatgttttaaaatataaatttatttgtagtgTTAATTTAATATGATTTTCTATTCCATAGGGTTATTGTAATTTACTAAGTTTAATTATTCATTctcataatatattttataattgttaTAAATGTTTCCATAAACTTAATTTCATTATGCATGGTTAATTTTATCTATTATATTTGTGCACATCGTaactttataattcaatatGTGCAATTATGTTTTTAATGACTTAATTCAAACaaagtgttgaaaaatattgttaaaatttttttaaaataatactcAAAGTTTTTATCTGAAAATACTGAAAttgcttatttaatttttgaaagtaaGCTCATAACAATACTTTGCTCTCTAAGCAAGTAGAGTATATCTGCAGCGcttgaaataaaattcaatttcaaacttGACTGAGTACAAAGTAAGAAATTCCATTTATTGTATGTTAGTTGTTAAGACAGTTCTTTCAGTTCTTTGCATTTGCTTTGTTTAAAGTAATATAAACTAGGTTTATCGACCAGTTAAGAAAAGGTAGCTCGGGGCCATCgacttgataaatatttgcatatatttaacTAGGAAATTTGTAATCCACGACGCTTAAAAATGTACGATATATTTCAGCATAGGGTAGTCATTTTTAATTCTGCATGCAATTTACTCATGTTTgcataagcacatatgtatgtatatatgtatatgttatgtaGCTTTAGTATTCAATGTAATCGGTGGTGTGGTGTTTTAGGAGTTGTACCTACGTTACGCATGCGTCCCATTGTACCGACATTTACCACGCCTCCGCTCATGGCAACTGTACCGCTTGCATTTTCGATGGCGCTACTCCCACCACCTTGGATTTGCATGTGTGTACGTATTTGCAGTTGATATTGTTGGTGTGGGTAGTGcaattgttgttggttgttttgCTGAGCTAACTGAATGTGATTTAGCTGTTGTTGTGGTGAATGTTTGATGTCATTACAATCACAAAATTGTGGTGGTGGCGCTAGCACTATATTTTCGGCACTAATGGGTACAGATAGAATGGTTCGGCCACTACTAGATGGTATGGCGGCATTTAAAATCGGTTTGTTGCTGTTACTATTATCGCCAGTGGAGTTCAACTCGTAAGGGTCGCTGTCCGATTCAATGGGTGGTGGCAACTGCATTAAAGAGACAGCTGCACTACGGCTAGCGCGTTGCATAGCAATGGCCGCTGCCTGTTTTCGGGTCAGTGAATTGTGACGCTGGAATCCCTTCGCAGGTGGTGACGGACTCAAATCGCCTTCGTCTTCAGAACGTTGTTCATGCTCTGATTCACATTTTGCATCTTTTCCTTCGTGTTGCGATTTTTtgtgcagctgttgttgttgtttggtaaCAATAGCAGCGGTATTTGTACCTGTAACACCAGCGGCTGCTGTTTTTGCTTTCAGTATTTGTTGTAAATGCTGTTGATGCAATtgttgctgatgatgatgatgctgttgttgctgctgctgctgttgttgcaaaaatatatgttgctGTGTGGCGAGCAGTTTCTGATTTGGATGCAAATGTTGTTGCGGTATATTTACAGGCAAAATTGATGACTGCTGTTGCATAGTCTGACTTGAAGGAAGCTGTGACTGTACATGCCCCACCCGACCACTGACGCTTTGATGACTTTTATTCGCACTCATTTGTTGACTTTGCATTACTAATGATTTAACTTTTGTTGCCGAtatatgttgttgctgttgttgtattgcaGGAGCATGCTGCTGTTGCACCATTTGTTTAACGGTCACTGTAGTAGCCGTTACTTTAGCTTCAAACACAGCAGCAGTGTTGGCAACATTGAGTGTTGGAATTTTCGACGCGCTTGAAATTTCTGCTATGGGAGTATcttcagttttttcttttaacgtTGTTGCTACAGATGTTGAAAATACTTCCACTTCGGCAGCACTGGACGATGGTAATGTTAAAGAGCTCTTTGTCTTACAAATTATACTAATATTTGATGGTGAATTAGTAGCAATGTCTTCTCCGATTATATTTGAATGTGTAATTGTTGCTTTTCCTAATTTGGACCCTGGAGTTTCTTCATTTATATTAGCTTTAGGGTCTTCAATAATTGTAACATTCGGTTTTTTCTTAATCGTATCAGTAGTTCTGGTAGTATTTCCTTTCACATTTGCGCCAGCGACTTCTTGGTCACTACTTACACCTGACGAGCTATTATCACCTTCCTCACCGATCACTTCATTAACTGGCTGatcattgtttttattattatttttctgatCTTCGGCAGTTATTTCAGCTGATTGGTTTTGTCCTGGAGCACCAGCTTCACTTACAGCTACAGGTCTTTGAGGATTTTCGCTTTTGAGAAAACCGTTTGGTGATGATTTTGATTGTttcaagttgctgcgaacgcgTTGAATCTCATCAACGGATAACGAGTGCGAAATTGAAGTAGATCCAGTGCTACTCCCACTGAAAAAAGaagtaataatgaaaatagagcaacatcataaaattataaaaaaattatattataaattataaaacaagTATGACACgtttaatgtttattattttgtggCTTACCTTGCTTGACTGTTTCCACTAGTGTCAACAATGTCTACAAGTGTAATTTTTTCGTTTAGTTTAGTATTTCTAGCGACTAAAATAGAATTCTCATCCTCATCGTCCGACTCACTAAAACTATAATCTGGCTCTGGTATTGGAGGTGCGTGACCTGCTccaatattgttattgttatttgtgGTGCAGATTTCAAAGTTGCCATTCTGTTGACCTGCATCATAATGTGTTTTCTCTAGTAGTTGCGGATGCTGCAACATTACCTGACTAGTTGTTGGTTGTGCATATTGACTACTAGACTTTTGTGCTTGTGTAGAAGGATTTGATCCTGCCTTTGGCGAAGAAGTTACTTGTGCATTTGGGGCCGGAGATtggtgctgttgctgttggtcATTTTGAGATTGTCGGTTCTATAAAGAATGGAACGTATTATAGGAACTTTTactagtaaaattttttaaatttttcgaacacACCTCTTGAGATTGTCGTAACTTCCATGCCATCACATTTCGTAACTCCTGTGGCGAGGCATATATTTTAGCATTTGTTGACGGATTGAAACTCGATTGAATACCATCAATGGCTGCCGAAGTGACGGCATCATTTTCGGCACGCTTCTTTAACTTTTGCTGCAACGATAACGTCGATTCATACTCCGATGTGCTGCGAGTCTCCACTTTAATAACTTGCCCAATCGGTGGTGGAGGTGGTGGGTGTGTAGGCGGGGGTAAAACATTTAAACGTTGCAAAGAAGAATGAAGAGTGGCAACATCATCTTGCGAATGGTGTCCTTTGTTTGCTGCTGCCCAAATAGTTGAGACTGATCCATTTAAATGCGTATTTAAATCTGGAGTTGAATGGAAACGTTTCAAGTCATGACCATTGGATCCGCCTACCGACGGTATGGGGCATGGTTTACAACGCATAgttccatttttaatttttgtctttcGTTTCATTTCAGCAACACTACCGTAGACTAAAGGCGCCTTCATCGGCGAATTGGTATTTGGCGGTGGAGTAGCAGGTCCACTGTCTGTACCAGACTGAAATCGAGATGTGGTCATCATTGTGGAGTAGCTGTTTGAATTATCCATTGATTCACCCTGTTGACGTTGGAAAAGTTCCTCCAGTTCTGCAGCAGTTATGCGGCTGGATGTTGGTCTCGCCTTTATACTAGCGGTACGTAACTGCACTGGCGTTCCTGGATGAGTTGGTGTGGGTGTGATTATTGATTCGACGGATGAAGATTTAGTGTGTGGTACGTCGCCGTCATCCTTTTCCCCTCCATTTTCCAAACCTGCCACCATTGATTTCGCTCTTGCTCGTCCAACGCTTAGCGTTGTTTTTGGGTCTCGGCGTGGCGGTATCGGTGCTGGCATTCGACTAACTACGCTACTTCCAGCACTGATGCTACCAGCTGTAGACCCAGGACCCAGTGACATTTTTCGCGGTAAAGTTGCACATTGGCGATGCGATGCTTGGGGTGTGTTCGGTCCGCTTGATAACTGATAAATGCTAGGTAAGAATTGTGCTCCAGCTTGCATTTGGTTAGGGAATTGGGGGGAAATAACAGTCATAGATACAAGCGCCCCAGCGGAACGTATCATTTCTACGACTTTCTCATGGGAAGCTGCTCGAACATCTTCATTACCGATGGCCAGGAGAAAATCTCCAGGACGTAAACCTGCCATATCTGCCACACCTCCTGGATCCACATCGTCTAAGTATTGTAGCGCTGGAAACCGTTCTGTTGGTTTTAATTGCATTAGTGGTGAGGAAGCCTTAGCTCCACGTAATATGAAACCAAAGCCACGTTTTGCTCTGTGTAGAATAATTGTTCGCGGTTCATTTAAACCTCTGAAATTGGTTAATAGAagaattgaatattttaaaaatgcaatattataccataaaaaatatatgtatatcccaaGAGCAAAGTCAAATAAATACATTATCTAGCAAAGAACCCAATCACTCAATAACGTAATCGTAACATTGTACTAGTATAagtacaaattataaaataccaatatatatacttacgCCTTTTTCAATCGAGGAGCCGTAGCGCTGCTGAATTGACTAACTAAATGTAAAGTGTTGTGGTATCCGGCATTCATCACTGAGTCGGATCCGTTGCTATTTAATGACATAGAAGGTGAGTGCTGCGTATGGCCTGGCGCAATAATGTTGAGTGAAAGCGTATCAACACTGTTATTAGCCGCATTAGTAGTTGCATTACCGCTGATACTGAGCTGAGGTGACCTTTGGGGGTTCGCTACGTTATTTACTGAACCCCCGGTTGAAGCGTGTGGTAGATAAGGGGACTGGCAGCCGGTGTTATTGGTATTGCTACTAATAATAGCGACTGCCGTTGTGTTCTTTTGGCGTAAGCTTACTTCCTGTACACAATCGACGGGGAAAAACCCGGATTGGTTTGAACCACGTATGTATCCTTCCAGGAGACCACAATCAGTGGACCCCACCACCTCAATAACATCTCCTGTCTGCAACGAAATATGGCCTGGGGCATTACCAGAGTATGGTTCCATGCACACCACGGTGGTGCTGGGATGTCCGATTGAGCATGCAGCAGAATCTGAATTGGTACCAACACCAGATGAATCGCTGATTAAATCACTAGTGTCACCAAGTGATTTGTCTAAATATGggcaaaaaaaatgtgtagtatGAGAAACATAATTCTTTGTTTGTAGTTCACTTCTGAATGTTTTAACATTAACAATCATATTAAGTTTAGCGCCCTGGTACGCtattgcatatttatattaattctaaatttttagtagttttcttTCTTTCCCCCTAAAacttattattaacaaaaataaagaatgtCTTTATTGTCTGAACGCCgtaaacattaacaaaaatacCGGTGTAATGATAACTAATCCTGCTGTTATACTAAATTGCTTATATGCAACTCTCCGTTGCATGATAATGGTACCTGACATCGTAATAATAGATAAAAAAACATACCCATGCTATTGAAATATTACAATATGAACTTAAAGAAGAAGTTCaaacatatcaaaaaaattaagaaaaatatatctatatccTTAATATGCATGAGTGTTCAAGAATACTTACGTGAGTACATGTTAGATAAACGTTGTTCTCATTGTCATATTTATTTagagtaattattattttgtaaatgatTTCTTTCTATTCcgccatatttttttctttaattagtgGTAGTTATACTCATGCTCGACTTTCTATTGCATATGTAAATGGGATTGCTGATACACATTAAAAACAATCTAATTTggataacatacatacatatgtgttttttaTTCTTGTGCATAATATTGCGAAAGTATTTACATGATAACAACGACTTCCGACTTTCTTTCTCAGCGAAATTATGCTCTCACCAAAATACATCATCCGTTCGGAAGtgacttaaattttttgaaatctcgACTAGTCGGACAATATCATTACGGAGACCAACCATTCAGCAAAGATATAAAATCTAAATACCATTTGATCAACATTGACTTGGATTGGTACATTTCACCTGCGCGCGGAAGCGGACtcgatatttttttcttcttttggtATACCTTTTTTATGTTGTGAAGAAGAGATCAATTATGTTAATTAGAGCGAGCTTACCTGGCgaattttaaaatagaaaacaattaACAACGAGGTTGTTTGAAATGTTGTGTTTCTGAGGAATAATGTGGAATCTACGGAAGCGTTTACCTCGATGGCAGTTCAAGTGTTTTGGACATGAAGCATGTCAATGCTAGACAGTAAAGATGCTTGGTAGCGTAGTTGAGAACTGCATATTCAGCGTTCCAAAAATGGACCATAAgcgaaaaaatcattaaaattcacTGAATATTATCCAAGCCGATGTTTGTAACAAGTGTATGGGAAGTTGGATTAAGTGTTGGAATGCTTGTATtacttaaatttcataaataagtaATACAATACGTTATaagtaattgtaatttattttcataatcagaccattttaataattaattttacagggGAAGTTTCCTCTAATTGCAAATGCATGCAGCATAGTTTGAGAGCTAAACGGAAAACTAACtaaatacttaataaaattacaaattatgttAGAATTTTTAGTCATTATCATTCTTTTGGTTTGGTGTTTTTCAAactaaacttaaataaaaaatgggaattgaaaacaacaatcatacatatgtatgtatatctgacGTTACATAAAAAATGTACAATGATGACTGAAAGCGTATTTAATCAAAAACCGATCTCATTGAATACTAAAGCCCTCTCAAATTGTGAGGGAACGAGGAGAAGAATTCTATATACAAATAGATTCAAAGCATTTTTCTCTTTGTTTATACTAACTATTTACATAGTTTGTACAttttagttatatgtatattcttttattttgttttttattatttgtgcataattaaattaaaacaagtcAGACGGATTTCCTCAAAAACTAATGACTTTTGTAAGaatagaaaatgtttaaaatactAACAAAAAGTGTATTccttattaaaaaagtgaattttattaATGTAATATTGGACCTATGAGGTATGATCTTTCTCCACATCTAGAtgactacatatacatacgatCGTATATGCATATCACATAATTAAATGTgcaaatgtacttatgtaattgatatgtagaaaataatgaaaaatatatgtaaagcaAGAAAATAAAGTCATGacgaaacaatgaaaaataaagtttagaaaataatattcaataccTGTTACAATGCTGATGTCATCTTCATGTGAGCGATGTCCTGACGATCCTTCGGAGAGACTTGAACTAGCCGAGCTATAAGGAATATGCTCGGATGGACAAGGTGACGGTGGTCCATTATGAAAACATGTGCTGTTCCGTGGCAACGTGCCCATCAGGCTGCCAGCGCAACTACTTTGGCAGCTGCCACCTGGCCAGCCCACAGCTGACCGACGTTTTGGATTATACCGAGGTTGTCCGCGAAATGGAACTAAGGAATGTGGTGGGAGTTATTTACTTCTTGTTATGTTTTTTCACATACTATTATGCACGTAGTTACATTTTAGGTCCTTTACTAATTTCTTTTCACACTGTATtctgcttatatgtatgtaaatacttattaattataaattgtaaGCTATAAGCTAAGCAAGTAAGAAATGCCTAAGTTCGgttgtaaaagaaaatttaacatTCTCGCGATATGCAAGGATCAATGCCGGGCAAAAAGGTTCAGGTTTCCCAACACCGTATATAAAATAAGTAAGGATTGGCTAAGTcagggtgtaaccgaacatttcatactcttgcaacttgccaggATCAAATCCAGGAAAATAGGGCAAGTTTTCACCCgagtttatctattttaggcacaaagatgtACCGTTATAGAAAAAATACGCCCCCACAGTTTCATTGAGAgaattcaaatgttggccgatatacttatgtatgcgaTATAAAATCAACTGGAAGTGCACAAATTATTCTGTTAGGTATGTGGTGGCTAAAGAAAATAATGATCCGATTCAACCTACTTTTCACCATACAGACGTACTAGTTTTAAGAAAGGCTTCtgctataatataatatattgtcaTTAAAAAGTTCGCAATAGGAACTTTGATACACATTTTCGCTATCTGAGGACTTGAAAAGTTTTGATcccatttttacactttttgggTATAAGTTATTGCTTTCACAGACCGGCAGACGGACGgccagacagtcacccggatttcaactcgtctaaTCATCCcgaacaaccgttaggtgaacaataCTATTATATTCGTAGCTACATGCAACAAGTGCATCAAAATGTTGGGAAAGAAGTCATTATTACTCGAAACCGCGAATGAACAACAATCACATTTGGTATCTCATTAAGTTTCATTACTTTGGGTAgttaaaaagtcttttcgtatttctaatcaaagtttaacctattttttatatttataataataagtaaataaacaaatatgtaccattttggtcgaataatttttgccatttttccgctagagacattattccatcagtctaaatcgaaatttcgaaatttccagaaggGAAGCGAGCAAACcagtgctacacgaactgatacagcatcgtctccgtaaatttcacaaatttaattgGTGGCttccctttttaaattttaaaatatagcgaatttcttcatcatATTCACTCAACAACTGTAAcctttttcaacttccccgattttttttggtaaaatgaagcttaaaatctcacttttccaacactatatggtatggcaTAATGGCATTGGTAGTACTGGCGACATACGAcagcaacgacatctattgacaaactacgaaaagactttttccaCCACCACAATATATGAGAGTTGGAGTAAATCGTTTATCGATTTCAGACATTTTCGACATTAAAGTATATTATATTCATTATTACAAGTATATGATATGATGagcttaattttgttaaaataaccGGATGTTTGAAATTCTACTACAGACTACAGACATTTTCTTAGTTTCATTGTTATATCTTAGAGATAGTcactatttacattatttgttATGAtccgattttgacaatttttagacGTGAAATGTCCTATGAAGCGCTTCTGCACTGGCTTGGTTATGATATTTAAGGCTTTAGGTGTATTTATTTAGGGAGTTGTCATGCATTTAGTAGCATACTACAATATAACCTTTATATGGTGGGAGTGACTACATACAATGCTATTTCACCAATTTTAACTCTGAGGAGATGTCAAAAGGATTCGTCCCCGGTTCGGTTGACATAGGTTTTCGCTTAATGGCAGTTAGTGGTTGTGGCAATGTACCGATTATGCCTATCTATAATACCAACCTCCTCATTCACCTTATTATTTTGGTACTTATAACCAAATATAAACAATCGTTAGgtcaacaaaattattattaaaaaacatagaGAAAGTAAAACTGGTAgagaacagaaaatatttttattagttgtCCCTAGTTCATTGTTTATTAGAAAATTCCTTTTGACCGCATAAATGGGTGTGAAGTGTTTTGGTATTGCTTATTGTGTCGGTCACCTTCCGCCATCTTGGTATGAGGTCAATCCcagaaaaattaaactaaacaaGCTTGAAAATGTTACACTTGAAAGAACGACTTAGCTTTTCGAAATTATAGATGTTATGATAATGCAaacattaaaaccaaaaattaattaaattttatttgcctaAAAAAATGCTGCATCTAAAAATCTTTTCCAATTAAATATTATGTGAttgattgttttaaatttaggaaatattgatattttaaataaatccaatgaagaataatttctaaatttaaaatattcctttacaagttataaaaaaaaacctctccagtaaaattttatttgtgtagATATGATAACTTCGTAAAAAGAGGACGATATGTATTAAAACCATGTAATTaccaacaaatattaaaaactttttaaaacgaaaagtgtgatatttttttaatataacaacTGATACTATTTGTAGGTATTTAGGAAATAATAACAgtacaaacataaaaatgtaaaatgttgCGCGCAATTTTAGAGTCAACATAGAATTCTATagagaaattaattatttaaaacatgatggattttatattttaacgttttttctttgttCCAGATGTGAAGGTATAATTGACATTTATTACATCTTTATTAGAGGTTTTGCCGTTTGTAGTGGACGCCTTAACGATGTCTGACTATGATGAACGGTACGAGTATAAATTTAAACTACCTACGAACGGCTGATGGATTTTATAAGAATCTCCGCTTTAACTTCGTTATTTTCTAATAGCttgctttaattaaatattttttcctttttcatgtGCTTATCATAGTTTGAAGAGAACCGATTCTAGAACCGAGCTTAGGTCTTGCTAAGCGCTCTCCCAACTCTTAAAATTcatgtaaatttatattataattttatagatATAAACGGATAATTCATAATTAAcggaaaattttagaaaactgCTATAAAAAGCGTAACTCtgtgcatatatataataaaaacaaaaatcagtgtgaaagaaatatatataaaggcatgtttcatatatgtacgagtatatatgtatattaggtaCATGCAAATATGATGCTTGTAAATTGtacaacttttaaaataattagagtaAAGTGGATGATTGATATGGACATCGCGAGTAGGGTTATTTCTGGTAGTagtgcatattttattatttttgcctcGAAAATTATTGTGATAGAAAATGGATGTATGAATTTCAACACATTCCGA
The DNA window shown above is from Bactrocera dorsalis isolate Fly_Bdor unplaced genomic scaffold, ASM2337382v1 BdCtg020, whole genome shotgun sequence and carries:
- the LOC105228183 gene encoding uncharacterized protein LOC105228183 isoform X6, whose amino-acid sequence is MDSGPGPGFDDEPPPEPRDGWLLVRVHVPELNVFKCLQFPSDRLVWDVKQQVLSSLPKELKESFNYGLFSPPSNGKAGKFLDEERRLGDYPFNGPVGYLELKYKRRVYKMLNLDERQLKALHTRANLRRFLECIHAGHVDKIAKMCSKGLDPNFHCPESGETPLTVATGAKKPNKLLIALVNGGALLDYRTKDGTTALHKAVEKDSLEAVTTLLELGASPNYKDGRGITPLYLSIARKCDPKVTESLLHDHATLGIQDTQGWNEVHQACRHGLVHHLEHLLFYGADMDGRNASGNTPLHVCAVNNQEACARMLLFRGAQRSALNYANQTPYQVAVIAGNMDLAEIIQNFKPDDVDKSLGDTSDLISDSSGVGTNSDSAACSIGHPSTTVVCMEPYSGNAPGHISLQTGDVIEVVGSTDCGLLEGYIRGSNQSGFFPVDCVQEVSLRQKNTTAVAIISSNTNNTGCQSPYLPHASTGGSVNNVANPQRSPQLSISGNATTNAANNSVDTLSLNIIAPGHTQHSPSMSLNSNGSDSVMNAGYHNTLHLVSQFSSATAPRLKKAGLNEPRTIILHRAKRGFGFILRGAKASSPLMQLKPTERFPALQYLDDVDPGGVADMAGLRPGDFLLAIGNEDVRAASHEKVVEMIRSAGALVSMTVISPQFPNQMQAGAQFLPSIYQLSSGPNTPQASHRQCATLPRKMSLGPGSTAGSISAGSSVVSRMPAPIPPRRDPKTTLSVGRARAKSMVAGLENGGEKDDGDVPHTKSSSVESIITPTPTHPGTPVQLRTASIKARPTSSRITAAELEELFQRQQGESMDNSNSYSTMMTTSRFQSGTDSGPATPPPNTNSPMKAPLVYGSVAEMKRKTKIKNGTMRCKPCPIPSVGGSNGHDLKRFHSTPDLNTHLNGSVSTIWAAANKGHHSQDDVATLHSSLQRLNVLPPPTHPPPPPPIGQVIKVETRSTSEYESTLSLQQKLKKRAENDAVTSAAIDGIQSSFNPSTNAKIYASPQELRNVMAWKLRQSQENRQSQNDQQQQHQSPAPNAQVTSSPKAGSNPSTQAQKSSSQYAQPTTSQVMLQHPQLLEKTHYDAGQQNGNFEICTTNNNNNIGAGHAPPIPEPDYSFSESDDEDENSILVARNTKLNEKITLVDIVDTSGNSQASGSSTGSTSISHSLSVDEIQRVRSNLKQSKSSPNGFLKSENPQRPVAVSEAGAPGQNQSAEITAEDQKNNNKNNDQPVNEVIGEEGDNSSSGVSSDQEVAGANVKGNTTRTTDTIKKKPNVTIIEDPKANINEETPGSKLGKATITHSNIIGEDIATNSPSNISIICKTKSSLTLPSSSAAEVEVFSTSVATTLKEKTEDTPIAEISSASKIPTLNVANTAAVFEAKVTATTVTVKQMVQQQHAPAIQQQQQHISATKVKSLVMQSQQMSANKSHQSVSGRVGHVQSQLPSSQTMQQQSSILPVNIPQQHLHPNQKLLATQQHIFLQQQQQQQQQHHHHQQQLHQQHLQQILKAKTAAAGVTGTNTAAIVTKQQQQLHKKSQHEGKDAKCESEHEQRSEDEGDLSPSPPAKGFQRHNSLTRKQAAAIAMQRASRSAAVSLMQLPPPIESDSDPYELNSTGDNSNSNKPILNAAIPSSSGRTILSVPISAENIVLAPPPQFCDCNDIKHSPQQQLNHIQLAQQNNQQQLHYPHQQYQLQIRTHMQIQGGGSSAIENASGTVAMSGGVVNVGTMGRMRNVGTTPKTPHHRLH